TTCTAACTTTTACCGCAGCTGATGGTGATTATTCCAATGTGGTCTATGCTGGCTATGGCATTGAGGAAGGAGATTATTCCGACTATAGTGAATTAGATGTAAAGGATAAATTGGTATTGATCAAAGCCGGTGAGCCAACGAACAATAACGGCACTTATGTTCTATCTGGTACTGAGGAAAAATCTGCATGGAGCAACATGTCCGAAGCGATGGGAAAAAAGTCCAACTTAGCTGTTGAAAAAGGGGCAACTGGTATCCTGTACTACGATGCACAGAATTTTGCCCGATTCAAAAATTATTATGAATTCATGAAAGAGAACAACAGTGGAAAAATGGCACTGAAAGGTGAAGCTAACACCAATTTTATTGTGCTCTTGAACAACAAATCCGCTACTGCTTTTATAAATGATATTGATGGGGACAATGTTCCAAAATCAATTTCAACAGATGTAAAAATCGATATAGTCAGTGGAAACGACCAGATAAATTCGGAAAACGTTGTTGCTGTCTTAAAGGGTTCCGAAAAGCCTGACGAATATGTTGTGATATCCTCTCATTTAGATCATATTGGTGTTACCGCGAACGGACAAATAAACAATGGTGCCGATGATGACGGTTCCGGTACTGTTGCACTTCTTGAAATTGCAGAAGCTTTTAAAAAAGCGGCAGAAGCTGGTGAAGGTCCAAAACGCTCTATTGTTTTTCTACATGTCACTGGTGAAGAGAAAGGTCTTTTGGGCTCAAAATATTATACGGATTATGACCCTGTTTTTCCATTGTCCCAAACGGTTGCAAATCTTAATATTGATATGATAGGAAGGATTGACCCAAAGCGTGTAGGAGACCGAAACTATGTGTACTTAATTGGTTCTGATAAACTGAGTACTGAATTACATGACCTTTCTGAAGCTATAAATGAAAAGTATACCAATATTGAATTGGATTATACGTATAATGATGAAAATGACCCTAACAGATTTTATTACAGGAGCGATCATTATAATTTTGCCAAAAATAATATTCCAATCATCTTTTATTTTAATGGTACACATGCCGATTATCATCGTCCCGGAGATACACCGGATAAAATAAATTATGACTTACTGGAAAATAGAACACGACTTGTTTTCCATACAGCTTGGGAAGTTGCAAATAGGGAAGATAAAGTTATTGTGGATAAGCCATCCAAGTAATGAACAAAATATAGTAAAAACAAAAAAGCCCTCTTATTCTAGAGGGCTTTTTTTGGGTGGAAGACGGGATTCGAACCCGCGACCCTCGGTACCACAAACCGATGCTCTAACCAACTGAGCTACAACCACCATTTAAGCGGTGGCAAAAATACTTCTTTTTATTAATTCAATCAAATGAAATTTAAATTTACCTCTTAAAAAGAATAAAAAAATTAACTCCCGAAATGCTTATCTATTTTTAGTATTCTGTAGCAATAGTGATAATATTTGGTTTGACAGTCTGTATGATTTAGTACAAAACTTCGGTGAATGACACTTTAAAATAGTCAAAACACACAATTATTGAACTTTCACAACATTTTATTCCTAAAAAGCACGCTCAAAACTATTTTTATGATTCGAGATTTTGAAAATACATGCCCAAATCGACCTACTTTTTTAATCTACAAAAGTTATTGTACAAAATAACGTTAATCAGTTGTGTCGTATTCTTAGCATTCCCCGTCCAATCCCAAAAAATAAAAAGGGACAGTATTGTCTACAAATTAAATCGATTACAATCCTCAAAGGAGTTTAAGGCACAAGATACCACATACATAAACTTGCTCTCCAGCCTTGCTTCTACCTATCGTTTTATGAACAAGGACAGTCTGTATGTTATTTCCAAAAGAGTATTAAAACTTAGCAAAGAAGTAAATTATACAAATGGTAAAATCCAGGCTTTAGAGGCAATAGGGGATTATTTTTCAGACGAGGGAAATCGTGAAAAATCAATGGCCTACTTTAAAAAGGCACTTCATCTAGCACGAAAAACAGGCAATAAAGAGTATGAACTTAGTATTATAAATGGGCTTGGGCACGATTATGATTATGAAGGAAACAACGCGGAAGCACTCAACCTTTATTTAGAGGGAATAGATGTAGCTAAACAAACGGACAATAAACATATGTTGTCAATTCTTAATGAAAATATTGCAAGTCTATACATTCGGCAAAAGGATTACAAGAACGCATTGGTTTTTTATGATACCGTACAGGCCATAAATGAAGAAATGGGCAATGAGGTTTTCCATGCCGAAACACAAAGCAACATGGCTTCATTGTACAAGGATATCAAAGATTTTGAGCAAGCCATGTTCAATGTAAACAAAAGTATCACTACGTTCGAAAAACACAAAATCTATGATTGGCTGGCATATGCGTACGAAGTTAAGGGAAGCATATATCTAGAACAGAAAAAATACCAATGGGCTTTATATTGGTATGATCAAGCTAATATGCTCCACAAACAGCAATTGGACGACGAAAGGGAAAAAATACAATTATTGAACGGTATGGCCAAGGTATACCTAGGTCTTGAGAAAGATAGTCTATCCTTACAATATGCGGAAGAAGGTTTTCAATTATCAAAAAAAATCAAATCATTACAAGGACAAATAGATTGTTCAGAAACTTTGTACAAGCTATATAAAAAGCAGAATAGCTCGGATAACGCTTTAGTATATTTAGAGACCTTCAAACAACTTTCCGATTCTCTTTCCAAAGACAAAAGCAAACAAAGTCTTGCCTTGCTAGAGACTAAACTAAAATATGAAAAGGAAAAAGATGACCTAATTACTGCCAACGAAACCGCTCTGGCCAAGCATAAAAGTTATATCTATTTGACTGTTGCTGTTTTGGTCATCTTAACCTTTATAACTTTTTTGATACGTCGCAGTGAGCATATTCAGAAAAAATTGAACAGGGAGCTTCACGAAAAATCCAAGGTGGTCAGTGAACGTGAGGTAGAACTTCACGAAAACAATAAGACAAAGACTAAATTATTTTCCGTAATCGGTCACGATTTACGTGGGCCTATCGGTGCGCTACAGGGGATGCTCAAATTATTTACAGATGGTGAAATTGGCAAAGATGAGTTCATCTCTTTTATTCCAAAGTTAAAATCCGATGTAGAAAACATATCCTTTACATTAAACAACTTATTGTCATGGGGGCAGACCCAAATGAATGGGGTTACTACCAAACCCAAAAGGCTTTCTTTAGATAAGCTGGTGAGCGCTAATATTAAATTACTATCGGAAGTAGCCTCTGGAAAATCAATAAAAATAATCAATCAATTGCCTGAGAATCCTTTGATATATGCCGATCATCACCAAATAGATATCGTAGTCCGAAATCTTCTGAGCAATGCCATAAAGTTTACTCCCGAAAATGGCCTAATTACGATTGAAGCAGAGGAAAAAAAGGACATGTGGGAAATCATTATCCGTGATACAGGTATAGGCATGAACAAAGAAATTCAGAAAAAAATCTTTAAAAGTACTACCAATATTACCACATATGGTACCAATAATGAAAAAGGAACCGGTCTTGGCCTTTCACTTTGCAAAGAAATGATTCAAAAGAACAAAGGTGAAATTTGGGTAGAAAGTATATTGCGCAAAGGTTCTTCTTTTCATTTTACAATTCCAAAAGCAGAGAAAAGATACCAGAATGCCAGTTAAAGTGTTTATATTAAATCATCAAGATTATCTACCGCAACATAGCGCTCAGCTGTAAAGCCTTCTGCATACTCAACCCCGATCAACCTTCCTAAGTCCCTTGCCCTGTAGTTTACACTATCGATAAAGTTTTTACTACTTATGGGTGTTTCCGGTTCGTCACTATTTGGATCAAAAAATTGTGACTCATAAGCTAGGATGGATGCTGTTTTTTTTTCGATAAAGCCAGATACATCAACTACAAAATCTGGTTCTAAATTCTTCCATTGAATAAAATGATATACAACTTTAGGCCGCCATGCATCCTGCCATTGTTCCTCACCTTCCATTTTGGTATCTATTTTGACCAAACCACTTAAAAAGCAGGAATCGCTAACCAATTTACTTCCTTTGGCATGGTCAATATGCCTGTCATCGATTGCATTGCAGAGTACAATCTCCGGACGATATTTTCGGATTATTTTTATGATTTCCAACTGATGCGCTTTGTCATTGGTAAAAAAACCATCGGCGAATTCCATATTCTCACGAACGGAAACCCCTAAAATCCCAGCTGCATCCAGCGCTTCTTTGTCCCTAATTTCAGCAGAACCCCTTGTACCCAACTCACCACGGGTCAAATCGATAATTCCAACTTTTTTCCCTCTTGAAATCTCTTTGGCAATGGTACCTCCAGCACCTAACTCTGCATCATCTGGGTGAGCACCAAATACTAAAATGTCTAACTTCATGTATCTATTTTATGCAAGTACTGCTATGGATTTAACCTTGACAATGGCTTGTTCAATATCTTCGATCAAATCTTCCATCTCCTCAATACCTAAAGAAAACCGTATCAATGTGTCTTTAATCCCCTGTTTCTCCCTGTCTTCCGGTGTCATTAAGGCATGGGATGTTTGGGTTGGTGAGAGCACCGTACTTTCAACTCCTGCCAAGCTCATGGATGGTTTTATGAGCTGTAAATATTTAAAAAACAGCGAGGTATCAATCGAAGCATTCAACTCAAAAGAAAGCATTCCGCCAAACCCTTTCATCTGTGATTTTGCCAATTCGTGATCAGGATGGGTTTGGAGTCCAGGGTAGTACACATTTTCAACATCCTTGCTCTTATTTAAATACGTTGCCATTTTCATGGCATTTGTATTTTGGGCATTTACCCTAATCGCCATTGTTTTTATACTTCGCTCCAAAAGCCAAACGGTGTAATCACTAAGACTACCGCCAAAACAAATAGCTGTTTGGAAAACCTTGTCCATATTCTTTTGAGTCGAAGCAATTACCCCTGCACAGATGTCCGAGTGCCCTCCCATATATTTCGTAGCACTATGCAGCACCACATCGATGCCAAAATCAATTGGGTTTTGGTTGATGGGACTCGCAAACGTGTTATCTATCATGGAGAGGATGCCATGCTTTTTTGCCAGTTTACCAATAGCATCCAAGTCAGTAATCGTTAACAAAGGATTAGAAGGGGTTTCTATATAAATCACCTTGGTGTTCGGTTTGATTTCTTTTTCAAGATCATCTACTTTCCAACCATTGGTGAACGAATAACTGATACCGTATTTCTCAAACTGGGTGACAGCAAAATTGTAAGTGCCTCCATATAAGGTCTGTTGTAGCACGATGTGGTCTCCCGCTTGTAAGAAAGCCATCAAAGCAGTACTTATTGCCGCCATTCCACTTCCAAAAATCAAGGCAGCTTCAGCATGTTCCAAAGCTGCCAATTTTTTGCACAACGCTTCTTGGTTGGGCGTATTGAAATATCTTGGATAGCGTTTTACATCAACATCCTCAAATGCATAGGAAGTACTCATGTACAAAGGGGATACAGCCCCTTTAAATTGTACATCTTCCAACTCTCCCGTGTGGGTACACGTCGTATTTGGACCTTTAACACTCTTTTTCATAGGTTTAAAACTTTAGGCTAAATATACAAAACCCTTACACTTGAACCTTCTTCCAGTTTCCTTTTTTAAACCATATCATTGCCATGATGGCAAGAAGTATTTCTGCTGATGTGATTGCAATAAAAACACCTATTGCACCCCAATCCAAAACCAAGGCCGCAATGTAAGCAAAGGGCAATTGAAACATCCAAAAAGAGAAAAAATTAATCTTTGTAGGGGTTTGGGTATCTCCAGAACCATTAAATGCTTGTGTCAGTACCATACCATACGCATAAAATACATAGCCTATTGCTATTATCTGAAGACATATTGCTCCATTTTCGACCACGCTGGGCGTTGCATTGAACCACGAAATAATATTTTCCGCAAATACTAGATAAAGTACAGATACCAATCCCATAAAGTAGGCATTGTACTTTCCTGTTTTCCAAACGGATATTTCTGCCCTTTCAGGTTGTTTAGCGCCAAGGTTTTGACCTACCAAAGTTGCCGCAGCATTGCTCATCCCCCATGAGGGCATTAAGCTGAACATCATAACACGTATAGCTATTGTATATCCTGCCAGTACTTCACTGCCAAACTCGGACATAATACGCATTAGGAATACCCAACTTGAGGTACCGATCAAAAACTGGGCAATTCCGCCTAAAGAAACCTTTACCAGATTCATCATGACTTTCAAATTGAAAACCAAATCTTTGAGAGCTAATTTTATTTTGCTCCATCCAAAAAATAAAATTCCCAATTGAAAAAGTACCGCGGTTCCCCGCCCAATGTTTGTAGCGATTGCTGCACCCATAACCCCATATTCAGGAACAGGTCCCCATCCAAAAATAAAGATCGGGTCAAGAATAATGTTCAATCCATTGGAGAGTATTAAGGCCCACATGGCGATGGAGGCATCACCCGCTCCCCTAAAGATAGCATTGATCATGAACAGTAGCATGATGGTTATGTTCCCTCCAATCAAAAACTGAGTGTAGCCATAACCTTCCGCGATCAAATCTGGTTCGCCTCCCATCAACCCTAGAATTTCTTTAGCATAAAAGATACCTATCAGACCTAGTGCAATAGAAATTAAAATTCCAAGACCAATAGCTTGTACAGCCGCTATCTTAGCACCTTGAAGATCCTTCTCTCCTACTCTACGTGCCACTATTGCAGTGGCAGCCATACTTAAGCCTATGGCAAGGGCATATACCAAGGTAATTACAGATTCTGTTAGGCCTATTGTTGCTACTGCATTTACACTGACTTGCGAAACGTATGCAATGTCGACCAATGCAAAAATGGATTCCATCAGCATTTCCAAAATCATAGGAATGGAAAGCATAAAAATAGCTTTGCGAATACTGCCAGAGGTAAATTCTGTTTCCTTACCGGTAACGGCAATCCAAAAATAGCTAAGTGATTTTTTAAAAAAAGATATATTGAAATTTGTCATTATGTTGAATTATGTATAAAAAAGAGGTGAAAATGTCAGTTCGTCAGGAAAGTATCCCAATTACTTTTTTGGCGTATTGCCTATGACATCTATAGCGGACATAATTCTTATAACTTCATGATGGTACAAAGATGTAAAAAAAATCAATACTATTTTAAAAAATTGTGTAGCCAGCACAAAAAATTGTATCATGCAATCTTTAAACTTCATTTTTAAACCAAACTAAAAAGAATTCTATGCAATTTGTTTTTTCACGGTTCTGCATTGTATTGCTCTTATTCGTTTCATGTAAAAATGCTGCTGTTCCAGTTGCAAGTAGCTCTAATGGCTATCAAGGACAGGGAACAAATCCTGTTGTGCCCACTGTAAACAAACCTGTTCAAAAACAGTGGAAAGGCACATGGTCTTTTGATGATGATACTACTTTTTTCACAAATGATTTTGATGGCGCACGATTAAACGGAGTCGCAGCCGATGGAGATGATCATTATACTCTTTTGATCACTGCGGAGAATACACCAATAAATGTTAGTCCGTGGTATGCCTTTAAAGTTTGGACGGAGCATCCTAGGGAAATCACCATAAAACTCTCCTACCAAGATTCCAGAAGTCGTTATTACCCAAAAATAAGCTCAGACGGAATTCATTTTAAGTCCTTGGACAGCACGGCGTTCAAGGCCATAAATCCGGGCGAGGGTGAATTTGGCATAAAAGCGGCACCAGAGTTTGTGGAGCTTACCTTATCAATTAAAAAGGAACCCATATGGATAAGCGCACAGGAGCTTTATCCCTCTAAACGTGTTAACCAATGGATAGATTCACTCTCCCACAAACCATACATTTCCAACTATGAAATAGGAAGAACCACAGAAGATAGAACAATAAAGCTTATGGAAATCAAAGGAGATAGCCCCACAAAAAAAGCAGTAATGATTATCTCTAGACAGCATCCGCCAGAAGTAACGGGATTTCTTGCCATGAAGTCCTTTATTGAAACAATTTCCAGCGAAACGGCCCAAGCAAAGAAGTTTAGAAAGACCCATACTGTTTTTGTGGTACCCCTAATGAATCCAGATGGTGTGGACAATGGGCATTGGCGGCATAATATGGGAGGAATCGACCTAAACAGGGATTGGCAAAATTTTAATCAACCCGAAACCAAAAGTGTGCGGAACTTTTTGAAAAAAAAGAACAAGGAAGGATTTAAGTTCGTTTTTGGGGCCGATTTCCATTCAACTTGGGACGATATCTACTATCCTTTGGATACTACGGTAACAGGGCAAAAAGGTAAAATTGTCTTTGATTGGATTGAAAATATAAGTGATAGACTTCCACAAAAAAAATCCAACGTGGTACCTTCAGATAAGCTGGACCCAACCATGGTATCGCGCACCTATTTTTTTGTAGAACACCAAATGCCCGCAATTGTATTTGAACTTGGGGATAATACACCAAGGGACTTTTTAAAACTCAAGGGTAAAGTAGCTGCCGAAGAATTGATGCAATTGCTACTCGAAGATGACTAAGTTATTATACGCTTCATCTAAGACATGCCTGCTTCGCCAAGAGGCTCACTTTTTAGTTCTTTGCTTTTTGGAGATTGGACATAGTTTACACGGTATCGCCAATAGCTAATTGCACCAAGTACTAATATCCCCAATACGATGTACTTTACATAGTCCGGGGTTATAGCGGCCGAACCTGACTGGGCGTAACTATGCAAACCAACCAAATAAAAGTTAACACCAAAATAAGTCATCATAATCGAGCCATAAGCAGCAACACTCATAAAATTATAAAACCATCGTCCACGCAAAGCCGGAACAAAACGCATATGCAGCACAAAGGCATATATCATAATTGAAATTAGGGCCCAGGTTTCTTTAGGGTCCCAACCCCAATAACGCCCCCAGCTTTCATTGGCCCATTGACCGCCCAGAAAGTTCCCAATGGTCAACATGACCAATCCAATTGTCAGGGCCAATTCGTTGATAATGGTTAACTCCTTCAGATTGATTTCCATGCGCTCCTTGTTCTTTTTG
The nucleotide sequence above comes from Flagellimonas sp. HMM57. Encoded proteins:
- a CDS encoding tetratricopeptide repeat-containing sensor histidine kinase, which produces MPKSTYFFNLQKLLYKITLISCVVFLAFPVQSQKIKRDSIVYKLNRLQSSKEFKAQDTTYINLLSSLASTYRFMNKDSLYVISKRVLKLSKEVNYTNGKIQALEAIGDYFSDEGNREKSMAYFKKALHLARKTGNKEYELSIINGLGHDYDYEGNNAEALNLYLEGIDVAKQTDNKHMLSILNENIASLYIRQKDYKNALVFYDTVQAINEEMGNEVFHAETQSNMASLYKDIKDFEQAMFNVNKSITTFEKHKIYDWLAYAYEVKGSIYLEQKKYQWALYWYDQANMLHKQQLDDEREKIQLLNGMAKVYLGLEKDSLSLQYAEEGFQLSKKIKSLQGQIDCSETLYKLYKKQNSSDNALVYLETFKQLSDSLSKDKSKQSLALLETKLKYEKEKDDLITANETALAKHKSYIYLTVAVLVILTFITFLIRRSEHIQKKLNRELHEKSKVVSEREVELHENNKTKTKLFSVIGHDLRGPIGALQGMLKLFTDGEIGKDEFISFIPKLKSDVENISFTLNNLLSWGQTQMNGVTTKPKRLSLDKLVSANIKLLSEVASGKSIKIINQLPENPLIYADHHQIDIVVRNLLSNAIKFTPENGLITIEAEEKKDMWEIIIRDTGIGMNKEIQKKIFKSTTNITTYGTNNEKGTGLGLSLCKEMIQKNKGEIWVESILRKGSSFHFTIPKAEKRYQNAS
- a CDS encoding MATE family efflux transporter — protein: MTNFNISFFKKSLSYFWIAVTGKETEFTSGSIRKAIFMLSIPMILEMLMESIFALVDIAYVSQVSVNAVATIGLTESVITLVYALAIGLSMAATAIVARRVGEKDLQGAKIAAVQAIGLGILISIALGLIGIFYAKEILGLMGGEPDLIAEGYGYTQFLIGGNITIMLLFMINAIFRGAGDASIAMWALILSNGLNIILDPIFIFGWGPVPEYGVMGAAIATNIGRGTAVLFQLGILFFGWSKIKLALKDLVFNLKVMMNLVKVSLGGIAQFLIGTSSWVFLMRIMSEFGSEVLAGYTIAIRVMMFSLMPSWGMSNAAATLVGQNLGAKQPERAEISVWKTGKYNAYFMGLVSVLYLVFAENIISWFNATPSVVENGAICLQIIAIGYVFYAYGMVLTQAFNGSGDTQTPTKINFFSFWMFQLPFAYIAALVLDWGAIGVFIAITSAEILLAIMAMIWFKKGNWKKVQV
- the bshB1 gene encoding bacillithiol biosynthesis deacetylase BshB1, coding for MKLDILVFGAHPDDAELGAGGTIAKEISRGKKVGIIDLTRGELGTRGSAEIRDKEALDAAGILGVSVRENMEFADGFFTNDKAHQLEIIKIIRKYRPEIVLCNAIDDRHIDHAKGSKLVSDSCFLSGLVKIDTKMEGEEQWQDAWRPKVVYHFIQWKNLEPDFVVDVSGFIEKKTASILAYESQFFDPNSDEPETPISSKNFIDSVNYRARDLGRLIGVEYAEGFTAERYVAVDNLDDLI
- a CDS encoding M28 family peptidase; amino-acid sequence: MKKVSLIAIGIVCSCNTSQKTISEPSSLKKEIDPVVYAQTITEEELKEYLYTYASDEFEGRETGKPGQKKAVAYLKAAYEELEIPAAKTDGDYLQNVPLEVAKVPKGTVLVDGNTFQLGEDILTFTAADGDYSNVVYAGYGIEEGDYSDYSELDVKDKLVLIKAGEPTNNNGTYVLSGTEEKSAWSNMSEAMGKKSNLAVEKGATGILYYDAQNFARFKNYYEFMKENNSGKMALKGEANTNFIVLLNNKSATAFINDIDGDNVPKSISTDVKIDIVSGNDQINSENVVAVLKGSEKPDEYVVISSHLDHIGVTANGQINNGADDDGSGTVALLEIAEAFKKAAEAGEGPKRSIVFLHVTGEEKGLLGSKYYTDYDPVFPLSQTVANLNIDMIGRIDPKRVGDRNYVYLIGSDKLSTELHDLSEAINEKYTNIELDYTYNDENDPNRFYYRSDHYNFAKNNIPIIFYFNGTHADYHRPGDTPDKINYDLLENRTRLVFHTAWEVANREDKVIVDKPSK
- a CDS encoding M14 family metallopeptidase, which encodes MQFVFSRFCIVLLLFVSCKNAAVPVASSSNGYQGQGTNPVVPTVNKPVQKQWKGTWSFDDDTTFFTNDFDGARLNGVAADGDDHYTLLITAENTPINVSPWYAFKVWTEHPREITIKLSYQDSRSRYYPKISSDGIHFKSLDSTAFKAINPGEGEFGIKAAPEFVELTLSIKKEPIWISAQELYPSKRVNQWIDSLSHKPYISNYEIGRTTEDRTIKLMEIKGDSPTKKAVMIISRQHPPEVTGFLAMKSFIETISSETAQAKKFRKTHTVFVVPLMNPDGVDNGHWRHNMGGIDLNRDWQNFNQPETKSVRNFLKKKNKEGFKFVFGADFHSTWDDIYYPLDTTVTGQKGKIVFDWIENISDRLPQKKSNVVPSDKLDPTMVSRTYFFVEHQMPAIVFELGDNTPRDFLKLKGKVAAEELMQLLLEDD
- a CDS encoding PLP-dependent aspartate aminotransferase family protein; this encodes MKKSVKGPNTTCTHTGELEDVQFKGAVSPLYMSTSYAFEDVDVKRYPRYFNTPNQEALCKKLAALEHAEAALIFGSGMAAISTALMAFLQAGDHIVLQQTLYGGTYNFAVTQFEKYGISYSFTNGWKVDDLEKEIKPNTKVIYIETPSNPLLTITDLDAIGKLAKKHGILSMIDNTFASPINQNPIDFGIDVVLHSATKYMGGHSDICAGVIASTQKNMDKVFQTAICFGGSLSDYTVWLLERSIKTMAIRVNAQNTNAMKMATYLNKSKDVENVYYPGLQTHPDHELAKSQMKGFGGMLSFELNASIDTSLFFKYLQLIKPSMSLAGVESTVLSPTQTSHALMTPEDREKQGIKDTLIRFSLGIEEMEDLIEDIEQAIVKVKSIAVLA